The following are encoded in a window of Deinococcus sp. HSC-46F16 genomic DNA:
- a CDS encoding metalloregulator ArsR/SmtB family transcription factor, whose protein sequence is MAYYRQFTELHPEKGGKFLNAATLSALAEPHRLQIVELLTQQPLTVGEIAARLQLRQPQASKHLRVLSEAGFVAVQPVANRRIYTLRAEPFQDLDEWLETYRQLWEGRFDRLGDYLHQLQQGGDTADPPADTPGS, encoded by the coding sequence GTGGCATACTATAGGCAGTTCACCGAGCTCCACCCGGAGAAAGGAGGAAAGTTTCTGAACGCCGCCACCCTCAGTGCCCTGGCCGAGCCCCACCGGTTGCAGATCGTGGAACTGCTGACCCAGCAGCCGCTGACGGTCGGGGAGATTGCCGCGCGGCTCCAGCTCCGCCAGCCGCAGGCGTCCAAGCATCTGCGTGTACTGAGCGAGGCCGGATTCGTGGCTGTCCAGCCCGTCGCCAACCGCCGCATCTACACCCTGCGGGCCGAGCCTTTTCAGGACCTGGACGAGTGGCTGGAGACTTACCGGCAACTCTGGGAAGGCCGATTCGACCGACTCGGCGACTATTTGCACCAGCTTCAGCAGGGCGGGGACACGGCCGACCCCCCAGCCGACACGCCCGGTTCGTAG
- a CDS encoding SRPBCC domain-containing protein, producing the protein MTSSATSAMSSAVEDGRILVLQRVFKAPRALVFDAFTQAEHLRQWWGPRGWEMPVCTVDLRPDGQWHYCMKCVDAAQGEFYGMESWGLGIYREIEAPARLVYTDYFSDADANINPDLPPTLSTLTFEEVGGGTRVTNRAAYASEGALKTVMDMGMVQGVTETWDRLAERLEAQQS; encoded by the coding sequence ATGACCAGCAGCGCCACGTCCGCCATGAGTTCAGCCGTTGAAGACGGCCGGATCCTCGTCCTTCAGCGCGTCTTCAAGGCCCCACGCGCCCTGGTCTTCGACGCGTTCACGCAGGCCGAGCACCTGCGCCAGTGGTGGGGTCCACGGGGCTGGGAGATGCCCGTCTGCACGGTGGACCTCCGCCCCGACGGTCAGTGGCACTACTGCATGAAGTGTGTGGACGCGGCTCAGGGTGAGTTTTACGGCATGGAATCCTGGGGCCTCGGCATCTACCGCGAGATCGAGGCCCCGGCCCGCCTCGTCTACACCGACTATTTCTCTGATGCCGACGCCAACATCAACCCCGATCTGCCGCCGACCCTTTCCACGCTGACCTTTGAGGAGGTCGGGGGCGGCACCCGCGTCACCAACCGCGCCGCCTACGCCTCCGAGGGAGCCCTAAAGACGGTCATGGACATGGGCATGGTGCAGGGCGTGACCGAGACGTGGGACCGTCTGGCCGAACGTCTGGAGGCTCAGCAGAGCTAA
- a CDS encoding HDIG domain-containing metalloprotein: protein MFRRRPPLPPFPAGGLLVGGAARDWLRGVTPHDYDWAVPDPAAAARTLAGKVGGSAFALDEERGYWRVHAPGGVQHDFVPLPDDLTDDLRRRDFTVNALALTPERRVVDPSGGQADLRSRRLRMVSEANLRDDPLRAWRAVRFEITLGFRLEGDTEAAVRRVAADLAAAAGTLPLPAAERIRDELEVLLGHPDAAPGILRLEDLGLLALTLPELREGIGMVQGGFHHLDVFQHGVEALHQLLTRFPDADPALRWATLLHDVGKPRTRGTNPRSGRTTFYGHDRVGAELARAMLTRLRLPSATVDRAGALVRAHMAQLPSNEREARRFVHRRRPLLPDLLRLMLADREASRGPDSHPAIRHAYARAFERVLAALEEQPQAPRPLLTGEDVMGLLGLSPGPAVGQALRAVAEAQALGEVRTPEEARAFLLSRRT, encoded by the coding sequence ATGTTTCGCCGCCGCCCGCCCCTCCCGCCCTTCCCGGCGGGGGGCCTGCTGGTCGGCGGGGCCGCCCGCGACTGGCTGCGCGGCGTGACCCCGCACGACTACGACTGGGCCGTGCCCGATCCTGCCGCGGCCGCCCGGACGCTCGCCGGGAAGGTGGGTGGCTCGGCCTTTGCCCTGGACGAAGAACGGGGGTACTGGCGGGTCCATGCCCCCGGCGGCGTGCAGCACGACTTCGTGCCGCTGCCGGACGACCTCACGGACGACCTGAGGCGGCGTGACTTCACGGTCAATGCGCTCGCGCTGACCCCAGAGCGGCGTGTGGTCGACCCCAGCGGTGGGCAGGCCGACCTGCGCTCCCGGCGGCTGCGGATGGTGTCGGAGGCCAACCTCCGCGACGATCCCCTACGGGCATGGCGGGCCGTGCGCTTCGAGATCACGCTGGGGTTCCGGCTGGAGGGGGATACCGAGGCCGCCGTGCGGCGGGTGGCCGCCGACCTTGCCGCCGCCGCCGGGACGCTGCCCCTGCCTGCTGCCGAGCGCATTCGGGATGAGCTGGAAGTCCTCCTCGGCCACCCGGACGCGGCGCCCGGCATCCTGCGGCTGGAAGACCTGGGGCTGCTGGCGCTGACCCTGCCCGAACTGCGCGAGGGGATCGGGATGGTGCAGGGCGGCTTTCACCACCTCGACGTGTTTCAGCACGGGGTCGAGGCGCTGCACCAGCTTCTGACCCGCTTTCCGGACGCCGACCCCGCGCTGCGCTGGGCGACCCTGCTGCACGATGTGGGCAAGCCGCGCACGCGGGGCACCAACCCGCGCTCGGGTCGGACCACCTTCTACGGCCACGACCGGGTGGGGGCAGAGCTGGCCCGCGCGATGCTGACGCGGCTGCGGCTGCCCTCGGCCACAGTGGACCGGGCGGGGGCACTCGTGCGGGCGCATATGGCGCAGCTTCCCTCGAACGAGCGCGAGGCCCGGCGCTTCGTCCACCGCCGCCGCCCGCTGCTGCCGGACCTCCTCCGGCTGATGCTGGCCGACCGCGAAGCCTCGCGCGGCCCCGACAGCCACCCCGCCATCCGGCACGCCTATGCCCGCGCGTTTGAGAGGGTACTCGCCGCGCTGGAGGAACAGCCCCAGGCGCCCCGCCCGCTGCTGACCGGGGAGGACGTGATGGGGCTGCTCGGTCTCTCCCCCGGCCCGGCGGTGGGTCAGGCATTGCGGGCGGTCGCGGAGGCGCAGGCGCTGGGCGAGGTCCGGACGCCGGAGGAGGCGCGGGCTTTCCTGCTCTCTCGGCGAACCTGA
- a CDS encoding ABC transporter substrate-binding protein, whose protein sequence is MKTQRTFALIPALSLALLAGCVRTQPTADARDFAAPAAWTVNVPQQVQRGGVLRVAEVSDTLTLNPFVNASSGGLLAWLGAPGGLLIQNPVDGGFLPFMAQSSTRSADGRTWDFVLRPDLAWSDGQPIRPEDFVSTAQLHADPAVESNSYDSLRGVTVTKTGERSLRVVFAEARASAEATLAFGVWPDHVFGAAYRAGGAAAVRALWPRTLAAADVVTAGPFRPTTLNADGSSTLERNPHYGAWVVDHTGQPLPYLDGIEVRRFASTDAAFEAFRQGELDLLPASPTPAQLETLRGTPGTDLRENYSPAASSSWIVWNFNRASDPEKQRLFRETAFRQAMSHLVDRERIVREVYGGAAEPAYSNVYAVFREWLAPDLPRFDFNPQEARRLLATLGYGTLNSAGNLTNAQGRVLEFDLITNEGNPQREAMARIFVEGARQAGVEVNFRAVPFNDLVTRLSSSGPDRPFDAILLGLSGGSSVWPFGPNVVPCSGNLHAYNRSGACLFDWERQMTDLYVQGDREPDRTRRIAIGRELQATEAQHQPFVYLVSPRVSTAWRDRVEGEYPATLASSHYGPRWLSLTWLRR, encoded by the coding sequence ATGAAGACCCAGAGGACGTTTGCCCTGATTCCGGCTCTCTCACTCGCCCTGCTCGCGGGCTGCGTCCGCACCCAGCCCACGGCCGACGCCCGCGACTTCGCCGCGCCCGCTGCCTGGACGGTGAATGTCCCGCAGCAAGTGCAGCGCGGGGGCGTGCTCCGGGTCGCGGAGGTCTCCGACACCCTGACCCTCAACCCCTTCGTGAACGCCTCGAGCGGGGGGCTGCTGGCGTGGCTCGGTGCGCCCGGCGGCCTGCTGATCCAGAATCCGGTGGACGGCGGATTCCTGCCCTTCATGGCGCAGTCCTCGACCCGCTCGGCCGACGGACGGACCTGGGACTTCGTGCTGCGCCCGGACCTCGCCTGGAGTGACGGCCAGCCCATCCGCCCCGAAGATTTCGTGTCCACCGCTCAGCTCCATGCCGACCCGGCGGTGGAGTCGAACAGCTACGACTCGTTGCGGGGGGTCACGGTCACGAAGACGGGCGAGCGCAGCCTGCGGGTGGTCTTCGCCGAAGCGCGGGCTTCCGCCGAGGCGACGCTGGCCTTTGGCGTCTGGCCCGACCACGTCTTCGGGGCGGCGTACCGTGCGGGCGGCGCGGCCGCCGTGCGGGCCTTGTGGCCGCGAACCCTGGCTGCCGCCGATGTCGTGACTGCTGGCCCTTTTCGCCCCACCACCCTGAATGCGGACGGGTCAAGCACCCTGGAGCGCAACCCGCACTACGGCGCGTGGGTGGTCGACCACACCGGGCAGCCTCTGCCGTACCTCGATGGCATCGAGGTCCGCCGCTTTGCCAGTACGGACGCGGCCTTCGAGGCTTTCCGGCAAGGGGAACTCGACCTGCTGCCCGCCAGTCCCACGCCCGCCCAGCTGGAGACCCTGCGGGGCACGCCCGGCACCGACCTGCGCGAGAACTACAGCCCAGCGGCCAGCAGCTCCTGGATCGTCTGGAACTTCAACCGCGCGTCCGACCCCGAAAAGCAGCGCCTCTTCCGCGAGACGGCCTTCCGGCAGGCGATGAGCCACCTCGTCGACCGCGAGCGGATCGTGCGCGAGGTCTACGGCGGGGCCGCCGAGCCCGCCTACAGCAACGTCTACGCGGTGTTCCGCGAGTGGCTCGCGCCGGACCTGCCCCGGTTCGACTTCAACCCGCAGGAAGCCCGGCGCCTGCTGGCGACCCTGGGCTACGGGACCCTGAACAGCGCGGGAAACCTCACCAACGCGCAGGGCCGGGTGCTGGAGTTCGACCTGATCACCAACGAGGGCAACCCGCAGCGCGAGGCGATGGCCCGGATCTTCGTGGAAGGTGCGCGGCAGGCCGGGGTGGAGGTGAACTTCAGGGCCGTCCCGTTCAACGACCTGGTCACCCGCCTGAGCAGCAGCGGCCCGGACCGACCCTTCGACGCCATCTTGCTGGGGCTGTCGGGCGGATCGAGTGTCTGGCCCTTCGGCCCCAACGTGGTGCCGTGCAGCGGCAACCTGCACGCCTATAACCGCAGCGGCGCGTGCCTCTTTGACTGGGAACGGCAGATGACCGACCTGTACGTGCAGGGGGACCGCGAACCCGACCGGACCCGCCGCATCGCCATCGGGCGGGAGTTGCAGGCCACCGAGGCCCAGCACCAACCCTTCGTGTACCTCGTCTCGCCCCGCGTGAGCACGGCGTGGCGGGACCGGGTGGAGGGCGAGTACCCCGCGACGCTCGCCTCGAGCCACTACGGCCCCCGCTGGCTCAGTCTGACCTGGCTGCGCCGATAA
- a CDS encoding homoserine dehydrogenase, producing the protein MRDGETRRVTVGLLGCGTVGQNVLRLLERRRDIFASMGVEVEVTGVLVRDLGRERDVPPGTPLRDDPAFLQECAVVIEALGGIETPLALLAPYLRSGRPVITANKALLAERWDELREHALAGRLYYEAAVMAGTPVIGPMSTVLRASTFTQLQAVLNGTCNYVLSQMEAGNPYADALAQAQALGYAEDPPTLDVGGFDTAHKLTVLARFCAHGDFPYSAVDIRGIEDVTLEDVQEARAAGQRIKLVAELRREGDGWHAQVAPQRLPLTHPLCNEGASRNALVYEGEECGPLIFAGGGAGGMVTASAMVGDLLDWVIGFPGHVPLH; encoded by the coding sequence GTGAGAGATGGGGAAACGCGCCGGGTGACGGTGGGCCTGCTGGGCTGCGGCACGGTGGGGCAGAACGTGCTGCGGCTGCTGGAACGCCGCCGCGACATCTTCGCCAGCATGGGCGTGGAAGTGGAGGTGACGGGCGTCCTCGTGCGCGACCTCGGCCGCGAGCGGGACGTGCCGCCGGGAACGCCGCTGCGGGACGACCCCGCTTTCCTTCAGGAGTGCGCGGTGGTGATCGAGGCGCTGGGCGGCATCGAAACGCCGCTGGCGCTGCTCGCGCCCTACCTCCGCTCCGGGCGGCCCGTCATCACCGCGAACAAGGCGCTGCTGGCCGAGCGCTGGGACGAGCTGCGCGAGCACGCCCTCGCCGGGCGGCTGTACTACGAGGCGGCGGTGATGGCCGGGACGCCCGTGATCGGCCCGATGAGCACCGTGCTGCGGGCGAGCACCTTCACCCAACTTCAGGCCGTGCTGAACGGGACCTGCAACTACGTCCTCTCGCAGATGGAGGCCGGAAACCCCTACGCGGACGCCCTCGCCCAGGCGCAGGCCCTGGGCTACGCCGAGGACCCGCCCACCCTGGATGTCGGCGGCTTCGACACCGCCCACAAGCTGACGGTGCTGGCCCGCTTCTGCGCCCACGGGGACTTTCCGTATTCGGCGGTGGACATCCGGGGCATCGAGGACGTCACGCTGGAGGACGTGCAGGAGGCGAGGGCGGCCGGGCAGCGCATCAAGCTGGTGGCCGAGTTGCGGCGGGAGGGGGACGGCTGGCACGCCCAGGTCGCGCCCCAGCGCCTGCCCCTGACCCACCCCCTGTGCAACGAGGGCGCCAGCCGCAACGCGCTGGTCTACGAGGGCGAGGAGTGCGGCCCGCTGATCTTTGCGGGGGGCGGGGCGGGCGGGATGGTCACGGCGTCGGCGATGGTGGGGGATTTGCTCGACTGGGTGATCGGGTTTCCGGGGCACGTGCCGCTGCACTGA
- the prfA gene encoding peptide chain release factor 1, with product MVSGAQGGRLEELAAEFSHIERALGDPAALANPAEYTRLTRRHRELTPVVTLHRERAEVLGALAQARELLADPELRELAAGEVESLTARLAELDAELEVLLLPTDPDDARDVILELRAGAGGAEAGLFAVDLLRMYTRYAEGAGLKLNVLEASESDLGGASRVVAEVTGDYSFRALKWERGVHRVQRVPATESQGRIHTSTVTVAVLPQVEASEVTLDLSEVRIDVFRSQGAGGQGVNTTDSAVRAVYRAGTPDEIVVVCQDGRSQIKNREKALQVLSARLAERERAAREAKERQTRAAQVGTGERSEKIRTYNYPQNRVTDHRLEGEVKNFALDSVVAGGLAPVVAALARQERERQLLDLAEAPDGAA from the coding sequence GTGGTGAGCGGTGCCCAGGGAGGCCGCCTGGAGGAGCTGGCGGCCGAGTTCTCCCATATCGAGCGGGCGCTGGGCGACCCGGCCGCGCTCGCCAACCCCGCCGAATACACCCGCCTGACCCGCCGCCACCGCGAACTGACCCCGGTCGTGACCCTGCACCGCGAGCGGGCCGAAGTGCTGGGGGCGCTCGCCCAGGCCCGCGAGCTGCTGGCCGACCCCGAACTGCGCGAACTCGCCGCCGGGGAAGTCGAGAGCCTCACCGCGCGGCTGGCCGAACTCGACGCCGAGCTGGAGGTACTGCTGCTCCCCACCGACCCCGACGACGCCCGCGACGTGATTCTGGAACTGCGGGCCGGGGCCGGGGGCGCGGAGGCGGGCCTCTTCGCGGTCGACCTGCTGCGGATGTACACCCGCTACGCCGAGGGCGCGGGCCTGAAATTGAACGTGCTGGAGGCCTCCGAGAGCGACCTCGGCGGGGCGAGCCGGGTGGTCGCGGAGGTGACGGGCGACTATTCCTTCCGTGCCCTGAAGTGGGAGCGCGGCGTTCACCGGGTGCAGCGTGTCCCCGCCACCGAGTCGCAGGGGCGCATCCATACGAGCACGGTGACGGTCGCGGTGCTGCCGCAGGTCGAGGCCAGCGAGGTCACGCTCGACCTCTCGGAGGTCCGCATCGACGTGTTCCGCTCGCAGGGCGCGGGCGGACAGGGCGTGAACACCACCGACTCGGCCGTGCGGGCGGTGTACCGCGCGGGAACGCCCGACGAGATCGTGGTCGTGTGTCAGGACGGCCGCTCGCAGATCAAGAACCGCGAAAAGGCGCTGCAAGTGCTCTCCGCCCGCCTTGCCGAGCGAGAGCGGGCCGCGCGGGAAGCGAAGGAGCGTCAGACCCGCGCCGCGCAGGTGGGCACGGGCGAGAGAAGCGAGAAAATCCGCACCTACAACTACCCCCAAAACCGCGTCACCGACCACCGCCTGGAGGGGGAGGTCAAGAATTTCGCCCTCGACAGCGTGGTCGCGGGGGGCCTTGCGCCCGTCGTGGCGGCCCTCGCCCGGCAGGAGCGCGAGCGGCAACTGCTCGACCTCGCGGAGGCCCCCGATGGCGCGGCGTGA
- a CDS encoding NUDIX hydrolase, with the protein MARRDLLVAAGVLRDRFGRVLLVGNDWQGLGRVRHTLPGGVVEPGETLLEALYREIVEETGLKLTGIKHMVYTVHIEDERRGERAIAVAFEATWEGLLNPADPDGFIVEARFCTPDEAMELLESPPMREPLLDYLRTGEPGRFYAFKGWDGRGGLRVPPLKAESR; encoded by the coding sequence ATGGCGCGGCGTGACCTCCTCGTCGCCGCCGGGGTGCTGCGCGACCGCTTTGGGCGGGTGCTGCTCGTCGGCAACGACTGGCAGGGCCTCGGCCGGGTGCGCCACACCCTGCCCGGCGGTGTGGTCGAACCCGGCGAGACGCTCTTGGAAGCCCTCTACCGCGAGATCGTGGAGGAGACGGGCCTCAAGCTCACTGGCATCAAGCACATGGTCTACACGGTCCACATCGAGGACGAGCGCCGGGGCGAGCGGGCCATCGCGGTCGCCTTCGAGGCCACCTGGGAGGGGCTTCTGAACCCCGCCGACCCCGACGGCTTCATCGTCGAAGCCCGCTTCTGCACCCCCGACGAGGCGATGGAGCTGCTGGAGTCCCCGCCCATGCGCGAGCCGCTGCTGGACTACCTCCGCACGGGCGAGCCGGGCCGCTTCTACGCCTTCAAGGGCTGGGACGGGCGCGGCGGGCTGCGGGTGCCGCCGCTGAAGGCCGAGTCGCGGTGA
- a CDS encoding diphthine--ammonia ligase, translating to MRDVPFAVSWSGGKDSALALLRALEAGGRPLALLTVLDDSGTRSRSHGLRPEVLTAQAEALGLPLWTARASWATYEREFTALLSRAAGAGVQAVVFGDIDLQDHRDWEERVCAAAGLEAALPLWKEPRRALVEEGLRRGLRSRMVAVREDALPAELLGRELDAGLLNEIERLGADPCGEGGEFHTVVVDGPGFRSPLTLHAGEVHREGGVAALDLWPGRCGAS from the coding sequence GTGAGGGACGTCCCCTTCGCCGTCTCTTGGAGCGGGGGCAAGGACAGTGCCCTGGCGCTGCTGCGGGCGCTGGAGGCGGGAGGCCGTCCCCTCGCCCTGCTCACCGTGCTGGACGACTCGGGCACCCGCTCGCGCTCGCACGGGCTGCGGCCAGAGGTGCTGACGGCGCAGGCGGAGGCGCTGGGGTTGCCCCTCTGGACCGCCCGCGCGTCGTGGGCGACCTACGAGCGCGAGTTCACCGCGCTGCTGAGCCGGGCGGCAGGGGCCGGGGTGCAGGCGGTGGTCTTCGGCGATATCGACCTGCAAGACCACCGCGACTGGGAGGAGCGGGTCTGCGCGGCGGCGGGGCTGGAGGCCGCTCTCCCGCTCTGGAAGGAACCGCGCCGGGCGCTGGTGGAGGAGGGGCTGCGCCGGGGCCTGCGCTCGCGCATGGTCGCCGTGCGCGAGGACGCCCTGCCCGCCGAGCTGCTGGGCCGGGAACTGGACGCGGGGCTGCTGAACGAAATCGAGCGCCTGGGCGCCGACCCCTGCGGCGAGGGCGGCGAGTTCCACACGGTCGTGGTGGACGGTCCCGGCTTCCGCTCACCCCTGACCCTGCACGCGGGCGAGGTTCACCGCGAGGGGGGCGTGGCGGCGCTGGACCTCTGGCCGGGCAGATGCGGCGCGTCCTGA
- a CDS encoding AAA family ATPase, whose protein sequence is MRRVLITGMSGTGKSSVIRELARRGFRAVDTDTDEWSEWTTDADGQPDWVWREQPMRELLAGEARPLFVSGCKSNQGAFYDGFDRVVLFSAPADMLLSRLRTRTDNPYGKTAAEQAEVLGYLETVEPLLRAGADLELDSGCLSVTELADALEALATAREG, encoded by the coding sequence ATGCGGCGCGTCCTGATCACGGGGATGTCCGGCACCGGCAAGTCGTCGGTGATCCGCGAGCTCGCCCGGCGGGGCTTCCGGGCCGTGGACACCGACACGGACGAGTGGTCGGAGTGGACGACCGACGCCGACGGCCAGCCCGACTGGGTGTGGCGAGAGCAGCCCATGCGCGAGCTGCTCGCCGGGGAAGCGCGTCCCCTCTTTGTGAGTGGCTGCAAGTCCAATCAGGGCGCCTTTTATGACGGGTTTGACCGGGTCGTCCTTTTCAGCGCCCCGGCCGACATGCTGCTTTCCCGGCTGCGGACGCGCACCGACAATCCCTATGGAAAGACGGCGGCAGAGCAGGCGGAGGTGCTGGGCTATCTGGAGACGGTGGAGCCCCTGCTGCGGGCTGGGGCTGACCTCGAATTGGATTCGGGCTGCCTGTCGGTGACGGAACTGGCCGACGCGCTGGAAGCCCTGGCAACGGCCCGTGAAGGCTGA
- a CDS encoding RluA family pseudouridine synthase gives MPRVTEPLHLTAAPGRLDAVLADLTGVSRSQVAGWIAGGHVEVGGQPATKASLKLKGGEALTVRPPPPPDATVAPESVPLDVIYEDEHLIAVNKPPGMVTHPAPGVTSGTLVNALLGRMTLPEQPGAEGPDGYRPGIVHRLDRDTSGVIVVAKTVEAHARLAAAFKDRDTRKTYLAIAAGTWKAEGPVNVNAPIGRHPTARQRMTVGGANPREAQTRFTPLEAHPDGHGRTLALVRAQPRTGRTHQIRVHLAHLGSPILGDPVYGRESAVMPRHALHAHFLTLPHPATGEALHLHAPAPDDLLTAWIALGGTVPADLEAPPPERA, from the coding sequence CTGCCCCGCGTGACCGAGCCCCTGCACCTCACCGCCGCGCCGGGCCGTCTCGACGCGGTGCTGGCCGATCTGACCGGAGTGAGCCGCTCGCAGGTCGCCGGATGGATTGCGGGCGGGCATGTGGAGGTGGGGGGCCAACCCGCGACCAAAGCCAGCCTCAAGCTGAAGGGCGGCGAGGCCCTGACCGTGCGCCCGCCCCCACCCCCCGACGCGACCGTCGCTCCCGAATCGGTGCCCCTCGACGTGATCTACGAGGATGAGCACCTCATCGCCGTGAACAAGCCGCCCGGCATGGTGACCCACCCCGCGCCTGGTGTGACCTCCGGCACGCTCGTGAACGCGCTGCTGGGCCGCATGACCCTCCCCGAGCAGCCCGGCGCCGAGGGACCCGACGGCTACCGCCCCGGCATCGTGCACCGGCTCGACAGGGACACCAGCGGCGTGATCGTGGTCGCCAAGACGGTGGAGGCGCACGCCCGGCTGGCGGCGGCCTTCAAGGACCGCGACACCCGCAAGACGTATCTGGCAATCGCGGCCGGAACGTGGAAGGCGGAGGGGCCGGTGAACGTGAACGCCCCCATCGGCCGCCACCCCACCGCCCGGCAGCGGATGACGGTGGGGGGAGCCAATCCCCGCGAGGCGCAGACCCGCTTTACCCCGCTGGAGGCGCACCCGGACGGCCACGGCCGCACGCTGGCCCTCGTTCGCGCCCAGCCGCGCACCGGCCGCACCCACCAGATTCGCGTTCACCTCGCGCACCTCGGCAGCCCGATCCTGGGCGATCCGGTGTATGGCCGCGAGAGTGCCGTGATGCCCCGCCACGCCCTGCACGCCCACTTCCTGACCCTGCCCCACCCCGCGACGGGCGAGGCGCTGCACCTGCACGCGCCCGCGCCGGACGACCTGCTGACGGCGTGGATAGCCCTGGGAGGAACCGTTCCAGCCGATCTGGAAGCTCCGCCGCCCGAGCGGGCCTAA
- a CDS encoding DEAD/DEAH box helicase produces MNFDQLIAPELAARLAERGITEASPIQAESLPQTLAGKDLIGRARTGTGKTLAFALPIVQNLEPSRERGRLPRAIVLAPTRELAKQVAEEFSKSGAHLTTVTVYGGAAYSPQENALRRGVDVVVGTPGRIIDHLERGNLDLSAVQYAVLDEADEMLSVGFADAIETILQKTPAERQTMLFSATLTADIKRLARNYLKEPVTVDMVGEGKSQAAQTVEHLKVKVGRTRTRVLADLLTVYNPEKAIVFTRTKREADELANELIHRGIESEALHGDLAQTQRERALGAFRSGRVGVLVATDVAARGLDIPEVDLVVQYHLPQDPESYVHRSGRTGRAGRTGTAIVMYGDRDGREMRNLEYRTGVQFKERALPTPKEVQEASARSSAEMVRRVDGAVASTFQAEAERLFSELGLEALARALAKISGVTEPVKAASLLSGEEGLTTVVLHGERLSVPRTVALLARNSDVDTRRLGKVRQWRGGTVADVPSEFVEKLLAANPLEGEVQVEVAQELPELFEAPAREGRQGGGYGGGRGYRDRDEGGYRGGRGGYQGQGGGRGGYGSRDRDGGGYQGGGRGGQGRWSRDDRGSDRGEARREDFADREFVPAGR; encoded by the coding sequence ATGAACTTTGATCAACTGATCGCGCCCGAACTCGCGGCGCGTCTTGCCGAGCGCGGCATCACCGAAGCCAGCCCCATTCAGGCGGAAAGCCTGCCCCAGACCCTCGCCGGGAAGGACCTGATCGGCCGCGCCCGCACCGGGACGGGCAAGACGCTCGCCTTCGCGCTGCCCATCGTTCAGAACCTCGAACCCAGCCGCGAGCGGGGCCGCCTGCCCCGCGCCATCGTGCTGGCCCCCACTCGCGAACTCGCCAAGCAGGTCGCGGAGGAGTTCTCCAAGAGCGGGGCGCACCTCACCACCGTTACCGTGTACGGCGGGGCTGCCTACAGCCCGCAGGAAAACGCCCTGCGCCGGGGCGTGGACGTGGTGGTCGGGACGCCCGGCCGCATCATCGACCACCTCGAGCGCGGCAACCTCGACCTGAGCGCCGTGCAGTACGCCGTGCTCGACGAGGCCGACGAGATGCTCAGCGTGGGCTTCGCGGACGCCATCGAGACCATCCTCCAGAAGACGCCCGCCGAGCGGCAGACGATGCTGTTCAGCGCCACGCTGACCGCCGACATCAAGCGTCTGGCCCGCAACTACCTCAAGGAGCCGGTCACCGTGGACATGGTGGGCGAGGGCAAGAGCCAGGCCGCGCAGACCGTCGAGCATCTCAAGGTGAAGGTGGGCCGCACCCGCACCCGCGTGCTGGCCGACCTGCTGACCGTCTACAACCCCGAAAAGGCCATCGTCTTCACCCGCACCAAGCGTGAGGCCGACGAGCTGGCGAACGAGCTGATTCACCGCGGCATCGAATCGGAAGCGCTGCACGGCGACCTCGCCCAGACGCAGCGCGAGCGGGCGCTGGGGGCCTTCCGCTCCGGGCGCGTGGGTGTGCTCGTGGCGACCGACGTGGCCGCCCGTGGCCTCGACATCCCCGAAGTGGACCTCGTGGTGCAGTACCACCTCCCGCAGGACCCCGAGAGCTACGTGCACCGCTCGGGCCGCACGGGCCGCGCCGGGCGCACCGGCACCGCCATCGTGATGTACGGCGACCGCGACGGCCGCGAGATGCGGAACCTCGAGTACCGCACGGGCGTGCAGTTCAAGGAACGCGCCCTGCCCACCCCCAAGGAAGTGCAGGAAGCCAGCGCCCGCTCCAGCGCCGAGATGGTGCGCCGGGTGGACGGGGCGGTCGCCTCGACCTTCCAGGCCGAAGCCGAGCGCCTGTTCAGCGAACTGGGCTTGGAAGCCCTGGCCCGTGCGCTCGCCAAGATCAGCGGCGTGACCGAGCCCGTCAAAGCGGCCAGCCTGCTGAGCGGGGAAGAAGGCCTGACCACGGTCGTGCTGCACGGCGAGCGCCTCAGCGTGCCGCGCACGGTCGCGCTGCTGGCCCGCAACAGCGACGTGGACACCCGCCGCCTGGGCAAGGTCCGGCAGTGGCGCGGCGGCACCGTGGCGGACGTGCCCAGCGAGTTCGTCGAGAAGCTGCTCGCTGCCAATCCGCTGGAAGGCGAGGTGCAGGTCGAGGTCGCCCAGGAACTGCCCGAGCTGTTCGAGGCGCCTGCCCGCGAGGGCCGTCAGGGTGGCGGCTACGGCGGCGGCCGGGGCTACCGCGACCGTGATGAAGGCGGTTACCGTGGCGGACGTGGCGGCTACCAGGGCCAAGGCGGCGGACGCGGGGGCTACGGCTCGCGCGACCGCGACGGCGGCGGCTACCAGGGTGGAGGCCGGGGCGGTCAGGGCCGCTGGAGCCGTGACGACCGGGGCAGTGACCGGGGCGAGGCCCGCCGCGAGGACTTCGCCGACCGCGAATTCGTGCCCGCCGGGCGCTGA